TGTGATTATATGTGCAATTGGATCTCGATACAACAGCTATTGCTCAAATGTTGCTAGAACTTTTCTGATCGATGCCAATACATCACAGAGCAAGGCCTATGAGGTTCTTCTTAAGGCACAAGAAGCAGCAATCAGTGCTTTGAGATCTGGGAACAAGGCCAGTGCTCCATATCTAGCTGCGCTCTCAGTAGTTGAGAAGGATGCTCCGGAATTGGCTGCAAACTTGACAAAAACTGCAGGAACTGGAATTGGCCTTGAGTTTCGTGAGTCGGGACTTAGCCTTAATGCAAAGAATGATCGGGTTCTAAAACCTGGCATGGTTTTTAATGTGTCTCTTGGATTCCATAACTTGCAGGCGGAGACCAACAACACAAAGACACAGAAATTCTCTGTGTTGCTAGCTGATACTGTTATTGTTGGTGAAGAGGTCCCAGAGGTAGTTACTGTATCAAGCTCTAAAGCTGTGAAGGATGTTGCTTACTCATTTAATGAggatgatgaggaagaagatgaggggCCCAAAATTAAAGCTGAGGCTAAAGGTGGTGGGACTACCTTATCTAAGGCCACACTTAGGTCAGACAACCAGGAGATGTCAAAGGAAGAGCTTCGGAGGCAGCACCAGGCAGAACTTGCCCGCCAGAAAAACGAAGAAACTGCCAGGAGACTTGCTGGCGGAGGTTCTGCTGCGACTGATAATCGTGGTGCTGGGAAGACTATAGGTGATTTGATTGCTTATAAGAATGTCAATGATCTGCCCCCGCCGAGAGATTTGATGATTCAAATTGATCAGAAGAATGAAGCCATCTTATTGCCTATTTATGGAAGCATGGTTCCTTTCCATGTTGCCACATTGAAGAGTGTGTCGAGCCAGCAGGATAGTAACAGAAACTGCTACATCCGTATAATCTTCAATGTACCTGGCACCCCTTTCAGTCCACATGACGCAAACTCTGTGAAGTTTCAAGGGTCAATCTATCTGAAGGAAGTTTCATTCCGCTCCAAGGACCCAAGACATATCAGTGAAGCTGTACAGCTGATCAAAACCCTTCGCAGACAGGTTGCCTCCAGGGAGTCTGAAAGAGCTGAAAGGGCCACCTTAGTGACACAAGAAAAGCTGCAAGTTGCAGGAGCTAAATTCAAGCCGATGAGATTGTCTGATCTGTGGATTCGTCCTCCATTTGGTGGTCGTGGAAGGAAGTTGACTGGCTCACTAGAAGCCCACACGAATGGATTCCGGTATTCTACTTCAAGGCCTGATGAACGTGTGGACGTTATGTACAGAAACAtcaaacatgcatttttccagcCGGCAGAGAAAGAGATGATAACTGTGCTACACTTTCATCTGCACAATCACATTATGGTGGGAAACAAGAAGACGAAGGATGTGCAATTTTACGTTGAGGTGATGGATGTGGTCCAGACGCTTGGTGGTAGTAGGCGATCTGCCTATGACCCAGATGAGATCGAGGAGGAGCAGCGTGAGAGAGatcgaaaaaataaaatcaacatgGACTTCCAGAACTTTGTGAACCGAGTACATGATTTGTGGGGTCAACCGCAATTCAAAGCACTTGACCTTGAGTTTGATCAGCCCTTGAGAGAGCTTGGCTTCCATGGAGTACCCCACAAGGCCTCTACTTTCATTGTCCCTACTTCGAGCTGCCTTGTTGAGCTGATTGAGAATCCATTTGTGGTAATAACTCTTAATGAGATTGAGATTGTTAACCTGGAGAGGGTTGGTCTTGGGCAGAAGAATTTTGATATGACTATTGTGTTCAAGGACTTTAAGCGGGATGTTTTCCGTATCGATTCTATCCCTTCAAGTTCGCTAGATGGCATCAAGGAGTGGCTAGACACGACTGACCTGAAATATTATGAAAGCAGATTGAATCTCAACTGGCGTCCTATATTGAAAACTATCACGGATGATCCAGAAAAATTCATCGAGGATGGTGGATGGGAATTTTTGAATATGGATATCAGTGATTCAGATTCTGAGAACTCGGAGTCAGACCAAGGATATGAACCTTCTGATGTACAGTCTGACTCAGTATCAGATGATGAGGATGATAACAGTGAGTCATTGGTCGAAtctgaagatgatgaagaagaagactctGAAGAAGAGTCG
This genomic interval from Juglans microcarpa x Juglans regia isolate MS1-56 chromosome 4D, Jm3101_v1.0, whole genome shotgun sequence contains the following:
- the LOC121259555 gene encoding FACT complex subunit SPT16-like; the protein is MAQHRNGNAKIATGMSSGATNPYAINLENFSKRIKMLYAHWNEHNSDLWGSSDALTIATPPTSEDLRYLKSSALNIWLFGYEFPETIMVFVKKQIHFLCSQKKASLLDVVKMSAKEAVGADVVVHVKPKNDDGAGLMDSIFQAVNAQSNSNQHDAPVIGHIAREIPEGKLLETWAEKLKKANFELSDITNGFSFLFAVKDNIELTNIKKAAFLTSSVMRSFVVPKLEKIIDEEKKVSHSSLMDDTEKAILEPARIKVKLKAENVDICYPPIFQSGGDFDLRPSASSNDENLYYDSTSVIICAIGSRYNSYCSNVARTFLIDANTSQSKAYEVLLKAQEAAISALRSGNKASAPYLAALSVVEKDAPELAANLTKTAGTGIGLEFRESGLSLNAKNDRVLKPGMVFNVSLGFHNLQAETNNTKTQKFSVLLADTVIVGEEVPEVVTVSSSKAVKDVAYSFNEDDEEEDEGPKIKAEAKGGGTTLSKATLRSDNQEMSKEELRRQHQAELARQKNEETARRLAGGGSAATDNRGAGKTIGDLIAYKNVNDLPPPRDLMIQIDQKNEAILLPIYGSMVPFHVATLKSVSSQQDSNRNCYIRIIFNVPGTPFSPHDANSVKFQGSIYLKEVSFRSKDPRHISEAVQLIKTLRRQVASRESERAERATLVTQEKLQVAGAKFKPMRLSDLWIRPPFGGRGRKLTGSLEAHTNGFRYSTSRPDERVDVMYRNIKHAFFQPAEKEMITVLHFHLHNHIMVGNKKTKDVQFYVEVMDVVQTLGGSRRSAYDPDEIEEEQRERDRKNKINMDFQNFVNRVHDLWGQPQFKALDLEFDQPLRELGFHGVPHKASTFIVPTSSCLVELIENPFVVITLNEIEIVNLERVGLGQKNFDMTIVFKDFKRDVFRIDSIPSSSLDGIKEWLDTTDLKYYESRLNLNWRPILKTITDDPEKFIEDGGWEFLNMDISDSDSENSESDQGYEPSDVQSDSVSDDEDDNSESLVESEDDEEEDSEEESEEEKGKTWEELEREASYADREKGDDSDSEEERTRRKMKAFGKARAPDNRNRGGSLPKRPKLR